The following proteins are co-located in the Sphaeramia orbicularis chromosome 24, fSphaOr1.1, whole genome shotgun sequence genome:
- the LOC115414697 gene encoding LOW QUALITY PROTEIN: histone deacetylase 2 (The sequence of the model RefSeq protein was modified relative to this genomic sequence to represent the inferred CDS: inserted 1 base in 1 codon) yields MAYTTAGGTKKKVCYYYDGDIGNYYYGQGHPMKPHRIRMTHNLLLNYGLYRKMEIYRPHKATAEEMTKYHSDDYIKFLRSIRPDNMSEFSKQMQRFNVGEDCPVFDGLFEFCQLSAGGSAAGSVKLNRQQTDIAVNWAGGLHHAKKSEASGFCYVNDIVLAILELLKYHQRVLYIDIDIHHGDGVEEAFYTTDRVMTVSFHKYGEYFPGTGDLRDIGAGKGKYYAVNFPLRDGIDDESYEQIFKPVMAKVMEMYQPSAVVLQCGADSLSGDRLGCFNLTIRGHAKCVEYMKSFNLPXLMLGGGGYTIRNVARCWTYETAVALDTDIPDELPYNDYFEYFGPDFKLHISPSNMTNQNTQEYMDKIKQRLFENLRMLPHAPGVQMQAIPEDAVPDDTVDEDTEDPDKRLSIRATDKRIACDEEFSDSEDEGEGGRRNVANHKKGAKRPRVDEDKKEGEEKKAEVKEEEKTKDSSAEKTESKSVKTEQTSSA; encoded by the exons ATGGCTTACACCACAGCGGGAGGGACTAAGAAGAAGGTCTGCTATTACTATGACG GTGACATTGGAAATTACTACTATGGACAAGGGCATCCCATGAAACCTCACCGCATCCGAATGACCCATAACCTCCTCCTAAACTATGGACTGTACAGGAAAATGGAAATCTAT aGACCACACAAAGCCACAGCAGAGGAGATGACAAAGTATCACAGTGACGACTACATCAAGTTCCTTCGATCCATCAGGCCAGACAACATGTCTGAGTTCAGCAAGCAAATGCAGCGGT TCAACGTCGGAGAGGACTGTCCTGTGTTTGACGGCTTGTTTGAGTTCTGCCAACTCTCTGCTGGAGGCTCAGCTG CGGGTTCAGTGAAGTTAAACCGACAGCAGACGGACATCGCAGTGAACTGGGCAGGAGGATTGCACCACGCAAAGAAGTCTGAGGCCTCAGGGTTCTGCTACGTCAACGACATTGTCCTGGCCATCTTGGAGCTGCTAAA GTACCACCAGAGGGTGCTGTACATCGATATAGACATCCACCATGGGGATGGAGTGGAGGAGGCCTTCTACACCACAGACAGGGTCATGACGGTGTCCTTCCATAAGTACGGGGAGTATTTCCCTGGAACTGGAGACCTCAGG GATATTGGAGCTGGAAAAGGCAAATACTACGCTGTCAACTTCCCCCTGCGGGATGGCATCGATGATGAGTCATATGAGCAAATCTTCAAACCT GTTATGGCCAAAGTGATGGAGATGTACCAGCCCAGTGCTGTGGTTCTTCAGTGCGGTGCAGACTCTCTATCGGGAGACCGGCTCGGCTGCTTCAACCTCACTATCCGAG GTCATGCTAAGTGTGTGGAGTACATGAAGTCCTTCAACCTGC TGCTCATGCTGGGTGGAGGAGGATACACCATCCGCAACGTGGCCCGATGCTGGACCTATGAGACCGCTGTGGCTCTGGACACAGACATCCCTGATG AACTGCCATACAATGACTACTTCGAGTACTTTGGACCAGACTTCAAGCTGCACATTAGCCCCTCCAACATGACCAACCAGAACACACAGGAGTACATGGACAAGATCAA GCAGAGGCTCTTTGAGAATCTGCGGATGCTTCCTCATGCTCCTGGAGTCCAGATGCAGGCCATCCCCGAGGACGCCGTCCCAGACGACACTGTGGATGAGGACACAGAGGATCCTGACAAACGCTTGTCCA TTCGTGCCACAGATAAGAGAATAGCCTGTGACGAAGAGTTCTCCGACTCCGAGGATGAAGGAGAAGGCGGCAGGAGGAATGTAGCCAATCACAAAAAGGGAGCGAAAAGGCCCCGAGTGGATGAGGACAAGaaggaaggagaggagaagaaggcTG AGgtaaaagaggaagagaagaCAAAGGACAGCAGTGCTGAGAAGACGGAGTCAAAAAG